One window of Choristoneura fumiferana chromosome 13, NRCan_CFum_1, whole genome shotgun sequence genomic DNA carries:
- the LOC141434022 gene encoding uncharacterized protein isoform X1, with amino-acid sequence MDEDLKRLVAARGQLKASITRMINYKRSLGDGPEAGTVDPIIIKQKRDRLAKIFTDYNESNLEIMMLDPADTENIQEIEDKVDELNGFFSSIIDNAMSNSSPRFSDSVPSSRDSAPSARNGVGFRLPRIQLHKFNGEVGGYQSFISLFISVIDTDKNLSSCEKLYYLKAHLEGEALTLINYLPLTAESYSIALDLLKQRYDNKRQLINHHISSIIESPPMQRTSAACIRNLVSSVKQHLGALTNLGAPTSHWDLVIIAILSKKIDQYTLRAYHLENQNNSELPQLNDFLTFLENRAAALEALGESSPVKRRSSLVSINNPKPVKTIKCLASRATAGITRRARPTKHPFRVHSCREAS; translated from the exons ATGGACGAGGACTTGAAACGACTAGTAGCAGCCAGGGGGCAACTCAAAGCGTCTATAACGCGCATGATTAATTACAAACGAAGCTTGGGTGATGGGCCGGAGGCAGGTACAGTGGACCCTATAATTATCAAACAAAAAAGAGATCGACTCGCAAAAATTTTTACCGACTACAATGAGTCTAACTTAGAAATTATGATGTTAGATCCAGCTGACACCGAAAACATCCAAGAAATCGAGGACAAGGTGGATGAACTCAATGGGTTCTTCTCAAGCATCATTGATAACGCGATGTCGAACTCTTCGCCGCGTTTTTCCGATTCTGTGCCTTCCTCTCGTGATTCTGCTCCATCTGCCCGAAATGGAGTAGGATTTCGCCTTCCGCGCATCCAATTGCACAAATTTAATGGCGAGGTAGGTGGTTACCAGagctttatttcactttttatcAGTGTCATTGATACTGACAAAAATTTAAGCAGTTGTGAAaagctttattatttaaaggCACATTTAGAAGGTGAAGCCTTAACGCTCATTAACTATTTGCCACTTACGGCAGAGAGCTATTCTATCGCCCTTGATCTTTTAAAGCAACGCTATGATAATAAAAGGCAATTGATAAATCATCACATTTCCTCGATCATTGAATCACCTCCCATGCAAAGAACTTCTGCTGCTTGCATCCGCAATCTGGTTTCTAGCGTTAAACAGCATCTGGGTGCTTTGACAAATTTAGGTGCTCCAACTTCGCACTGGGATTTAgttattattgcaattttaagtaaaaagatTGACCAGTACACACTGAGAGCTTACCATTTGGAGAACCAGAATAATAGTGAATTGCCTCAACTTAATGACTTCTTAACCTTTTTAGAAAACCGTGCCGCAGCTCTGGAAGCCTTGGGAGAGAGTTCACCTGTAAAGCGTCGTTCTAGTTTAGTTTCAATTAACAATCCTAAGCCTGTCAAAACTATTAAAT GTCTTGCTTCGCGAGCAACTGCCGGTATCACCAGGCGGGCTCGTCCTACAAAACACCCGTTTCGGGTACATAGCTGCCGGGAAGCTTCCTGA
- the LOC141434022 gene encoding uncharacterized protein isoform X2, protein MDEDLKRLVAARGQLKASITRMINYKRSLGDGPEAGTVDPIIIKQKRDRLAKIFTDYNESNLEIMMLDPADTENIQEIEDKVDELNGFFSSIIDNAMSNSSPRFSDSVPSSRDSAPSARNGVGFRLPRIQLHKFNGEKTVPQLWKPWERVHL, encoded by the exons ATGGACGAGGACTTGAAACGACTAGTAGCAGCCAGGGGGCAACTCAAAGCGTCTATAACGCGCATGATTAATTACAAACGAAGCTTGGGTGATGGGCCGGAGGCAGGTACAGTGGACCCTATAATTATCAAACAAAAAAGAGATCGACTCGCAAAAATTTTTACCGACTACAATGAGTCTAACTTAGAAATTATGATGTTAGATCCAGCTGACACCGAAAACATCCAAGAAATCGAGGACAAGGTGGATGAACTCAATGGGTTCTTCTCAAGCATCATTGATAACGCGATGTCGAACTCTTCGCCGCGTTTTTCCGATTCTGTGCCTTCCTCTCGTGATTCTGCTCCATCTGCCCGAAATGGAGTAGGATTTCGCCTTCCGCGCATCCAATTGCACAAATTTAATGGCGAG AAAACCGTGCCGCAGCTCTGGAAGCCTTGGGAGAGAGTTCACCTGTAA